A single genomic interval of Penicillium psychrofluorescens genome assembly, chromosome: 2 harbors:
- a CDS encoding uncharacterized protein (ID:PFLUO_003533-T1.cds;~source:funannotate) gives MAAIKETVSQLIEKFQGPAEDVPREPSAEELQTLRKQYTDAGQGHVFAFFDELSPVEKTRLFHQLANFNPTRINELATTALNPPPTTAEEKAASLEPLPDVATASILDSDPADLQKWYDEGLKQVSQNTVAVVLMAGGQGTRLGSSAPKGCFDIGLLSQKSLFQLQAERIAKLQSLAQKTHGVAQSTIPWYIMTSGPTRKPTEEFFAKNNFFGLEKNNVFVFEQGVLPCISNEGKIMMESKTKVAVAPDGNGGIYEALLTSGVREDMRRRGIQHIHVYGVDNCLVKVADPVFIGFAASKDVDIATKVVRKRNATESVGLILQKNGKPDVVEYSEIDKETAEAKDPKHPELLKYRAANIVNHCYSFRFLESVENWAHKLPHHVARKKIACLDTETGDAVKPEKPNGVKLEQFVFDVFPLTPLEKFACIEVLREDEFSPLKNARGTGQDDPDTSRADIMKQGQRWVEKAGGVVVTEADAFGVEVSPLISYGGENLEFLHGREIKAPAVLEKEEE, from the exons atggcagccatcaAGGAAACTGTCTCCCAGTTGATCGAAAAGTTCCAAGGCCCCGCCGAGGATGTGCCCCGCGAACCGTCCGCTGAAGAACTGCAGACGCTACGGAAGCAGTACACCGACGCCGGACAAGGGCAcgtctttgctttcttcGACGAATTGAGCCCCGTCGAGAAGACCCGGctcttccaccagctggCCAACTTCAACCCCACCCGCATCAACGAgctggccaccaccgccctcAACCCTCCCCCCACCACGGCCGAAGAGAAGGCCGCCTCGCTGGAGCCCCTTCCCGATGTGGCGACTGCGTCGATCCTCGACTCCGACCCCGCCGATCTCCAGAAATGGTATGACGAGGGCTTGAAGCAGGTCTCCCAGAACACCGTGGCGGTCGTGCTCATGGCCGGTGGGCAGGGAACCCGTCTAGGCAGCTCTGCGCCCAAGGGCTGCTTCGATATCGGGCTGCTGAGCCAGAAGTCCCTGTTTCAGTTGCAGGCGGAGCGGATTGCGAAGCTGCAGTCCCTGGCGCAGAAGACCCATGGCGTTGCGCAGTCGACGATCCCCTGGTATATCATGACCAGTGGGCCGACGCGGAAGCCTACGGAGGAGTTCTTTGCGAAAAACAATTTCTttggcctggagaagaacaacgTGTTTGTCTTTGAGCAGGGCGTGCTCCCGTGTATCTCTAACGAGGGCAAGATTATGATGGAGAGCAAGACCAAG GTTGCCGTGGCTCCTGACGGCAACGGTGGTATTTACGAAGCCCTCCTGACCTCCGGTGTGCGCGAGGACATGCGCCGCCGAGGCATCCAGCACATCCACGTCTACGGCGTGGACAATTGCCTGGTCAAGGTAGCAGACCCCGTGTTTATTGGATTCGCCGCGTCCAAGGACGTGGACATTGCCACGAAAGTGGTGCGGAAGCGCAACGCAACCGAATCTGTGGGTCTGATCCTACAGAAGAACGGGAAGCCGGACGTGGTCGAATACTCGGAAATCGACAAGGAAACCGCCGAGGCTAAGGATCCCAAGCACCCGGAATTGCTCAAGTACCGCGCCGCGAACATCGTCAACCACTGCTACAGCTTCCGCTTCCTCGAGTCCGTTGAGAACTGGGCGCACAAGCTGCCGCACCACGTGGCACGTAAGAAGATCGCCTGTCTCGATACGGAGACTGGTGACGCGGTCAAGCCGGAGAAGCCGAATGGCGTCAAGCTGGAGCAATTTGTCTTTGACGTGTTTCCCCTGACTCCGCTGGAAAAGTTTGCCTGTATCGAAGTCCTGCGCGAGGATGAGTTTTCTCCGCTGAAGAACGCACGCGGCACGGGTCAAGATGACCCGGACACCAGCCGGGCCGACATCATGAAGCAGGGACAGCGGTGGGTTGAGAAGGCCGGCGGTGTGGTGGTTACGGAGGCAGATGCGTTTGGGGTGGAGGTGTCCCCGCTGATCAGCTAC GGCGGCGAGAACCTCGAATTTCTTCACGGGCGGGAGATCAAGGCCCCGGCGgtcctggagaaggaggaggagtag
- a CDS encoding uncharacterized protein (ID:PFLUO_003532-T1.cds;~source:funannotate), with translation MSALLETSLGDIVIDLLVDESPKACENFLKLCKVKYYNFSPIHSVQKDFSFQSGDPLGPDAPESDGGSSIWGVLDGPAKRTFPVELPRKLKHTERGTVSLATVPAKNDPDQRLAGSQFLITLGDNLDYLDGKAAIFGKVVEGFDVLEKINDSFIDDRGRPLKDIRIRHTVVLDDPFDDPSGLVEPPESPVPSKAQLATVRIADDEDLDDDMDEDAMEKLRREREARAQALTLEMVGDLPFAEVKPPENILFVCKLNPVTQDEDLHLIFSRFGQILSCEVIRDKRTGDSLQYAFIEFDNQKDCEQAYFKMQGVLIDDHRIHVDFSQSVSKLSESWRNATVSKRRQRGGFGGVADLEKKRQYRSVDDAYADEDKEDGYGMVFDRRRREQQQQQQQQQQQQQQQQQKQQSERRGGRPDRSPRRDSRRDSRRDRRGSRSPPRRRDDYYRRRSYSRSPGRSSRRDQDRDRDRYRDNRQPKR, from the exons ATGagcgcgctgctggagacCTCATTGGGGGACATCGTCATTGACCTACTGGTCGACGAGTCGCCCAAGGCCTGTGAGAA TTTTCTGAAGCTCTGCAAGGTCAAATACTACAATTTCTCGCCCATCCACAGCGTCCAGAAGGATTTCTCCTTCCAATCGGGCGACCCCCTAGGTCCAGATGCCCCCGAAAGCGATGGCGGGTCTTCCATCTGGGGTGTGCTGGACGGTCCAGCCAAGAGAACCTTTCCTGTCGAGCTCCCCCGGAAATTGAAACACACCGAACGCGGCACCGTCAGCCTGGCGACCGTCCCAGCAAAGAACGACCCAGACCAGCGACTAGCGGGGAGCCAGTTTCTGATTACGCTGGGAGACAACCTCGATTATCTGGATGGGAAAGCGGCCATCTTCGGCAAGGTCGTGGAGGGATTCGATGTGCTGGAAAAGATCAATGACTCCTTCATCGATGACCGGGGTCGACCATTGAAAGATATCCGGATTCGCCACACTGTTGTGCTTGACGATCCGTTCGATGATCCGTCCGGCCTGGTGGAACCGCCCGAGAGCCCCGTGCCTTCCAAGGCCCAGCTGGCCACGGTGAGGATCGCGGACGATGAGGATTTGGACGATgacatggacgaggatgcgATGGAGAAATTGCGGCGAGAGCGCGAAGCCCGCGCGCAGGCGCTGACCTTGGAAATGGTGGGAGACCTTCCCTTCGCTGAGGTCAAGCCCCCCGAGAATATCCTTTTTGTATGCAAGTTGAACCCGGTCACACAAG ATGAggatctccatctcatcttTAGCCGCTTTGGGCAAATCCTGTCTTGCGAGGTCATCCGGGACAAGCGCACCGGCGATAGCTTACAGTATGCCTTCATTGAGTTTGATAACCAGAAGGACTGTGAACAAGCCTACTTCAAGATGCAAGGGGTCCTCATCGATGACCATCGGATACATGTGGACTTCTCACAGAGC GTTTCCAAACTGTCCGAAAGCTGGCGCAACGCGACCGTCTCGAAGCGCCGACAACGAGGCGGTTTCGGAGGTGTGGCTGACCTGGAAAAGAAACGGCAATACCGGTCAGTGGATGATGCCTACGCAGATGAGGATAAAGAGGACGGGTACGGGATGGTCTTTGACCGACGGCGCCgggaacagcagcagcagcagcagcagcagcagcaacaacagcaacagcaacaacaaaaacaacaATCCGAGCGTCGTGGAGGCCGTCCTGACCGCAGTCCACGCCGCGACTCTCGTCGCGACTCTCGTCGCGACCGGCGAGGGAGTCGTAGTCCTCCTCGAAGACGAGATGATTACTACCGACGGCGATCGTACAGTCGGAGTCCCGGGCGGAGCTCGCGCAGAGATCAGGATCGGGATCGAGATCGCTACCGGGATAACCGACAGCCGAAGCGGTAG